A stretch of Triticum aestivum cultivar Chinese Spring chromosome 1D, IWGSC CS RefSeq v2.1, whole genome shotgun sequence DNA encodes these proteins:
- the LOC123182352 gene encoding aldose reductase, which translates to MASAKATMGQEKQDHFVLKSGHAMPAVGLGTWRAGSDTAHSVQTAITEAGYRHVDTAAEYGVEKEVGKGLKAAMEAGIDRKDLFVTSKLWCTNLVPERVRPALENTLKDLQLDYIDLYHIHWPFRLKDGAHKPPEAGEVLEFDMEGVWKEMENLVKDGLVKDIGICNYTVTKLDRLLRSAKITPAVCQMEMHPGWKNDKIFEACKKPGIHVTAYSPLGSSEKNLAHDPVVEKVANKLNKTPGQVLIRWALQRGTSVIPKSSKDERIKENIQVFGWEIPEEDFKVLCSIKDEKRVLTGEELFVNKTHGPYKSASEVWDHEN; encoded by the exons ATGGCGAGCGCCAAGGCGACGATGGGGCAGGAGAAGCAAGACCACTTCGTCCTCAAGAGCGGGCATGCCATGCCGGCCGTCGGATTGGGCACCTGGAGGGCTGGCTCAGATACCGCCCACTCCGTTCAGACGGCCATCACCGAG GCTGGATACAGGCACGTGGACACAGCTGCTGAATACGGAGTAGAAAAGGAG GTCGGCAAAGGGCTTAAGGCTGCAATGGAAGCTGGAATCGACAGGAAAGATTTGTTCGTCACGTCAAAATTATG GTGCACGAACTTGGTCCCTGAGAGGGTGCGGCCAGCATTAGAGAACACGCTCAAGGATCTGCAGTTGGACTACATCGATCTTTACCAT ATTCATTGGCCATTCCGGCTGAAAGATGGGGCACACAAGCCTCCGGAAGCAGGGGAGGTGCTGGAATTCGACATGGAGGGGGTGTGGAAGGAGATGGAGAACCTTGTGAAGGACGGACTGGTTAAGGACATCGGGATCTGCAACTACACCGTGACCAAGCTCGACCGGCTGCTACGGTCTGCAAAGATTACACCGGCCGTGTGCCAG ATGGAAATGCACCCTGGTTGGAAGAACGACAAGATTTTCGAGGCCTGCAAGAAGCCCGGAATCCATGTCACC GCTTACTCCCCATTGGGTTCTTCAGAGAAGAACCTTGCGCATGACCCGGTTGTCGAAAAG GTGGCCAACAAGCTGAACAAGACCCCGGGGCAGGTGCTCATCAGGTGGGCTCTGCAGAGGGGAACGAGTGTGATTCCCAAGTCGAGCAAAGACGAGAGGATCAAGGAGAACATCCAGGTGTTTGGGTGGGAGATCCCTGAAGAGGACTTCAAGGTCCTGTGCAGCATCAAAGACGAG AAGCGTGTGCTGACCGGGGAGGAGCTGTTCGTGAACAAGACCCACGGGCCGTACAAGAGCGCATCCGAAGTCTGGGATCACGAGAACTGA